In Bacillus sp. Cs-700, one genomic interval encodes:
- a CDS encoding Cof-type HAD-IIB family hydrolase, whose translation MTYKMIVLDLDDTLLSADQTISNRNKEALMQAQQEGKKVVLASGRPTFGMVSYADELFLADYESYILSFNGGKIINCHSKKDFFSQTLSVEAVQRLHDISTRENVYIHTYVGDEIITAEENPYTTIESELTGLPITVVDPFMGGVTEPVVKVLMVGEPEHLKKVEKKLQAELGEEFSVMRSKPYFLEFTDKGITKGTSIERLIKEFGIKREEVIAVGDSYNDQEMIEFAGLGVAMGNAPDDIKKISDYIADTNENDGVAKVVEKFLLKDQLVTK comes from the coding sequence ATGACTTATAAAATGATTGTATTAGATTTAGACGATACATTGCTTAGTGCTGATCAAACGATTTCTAATCGAAATAAAGAAGCTCTTATGCAAGCGCAGCAAGAAGGAAAAAAAGTTGTGCTTGCCTCTGGAAGACCAACGTTCGGAATGGTTTCATATGCTGACGAACTTTTCCTCGCAGACTATGAAAGTTACATTCTATCCTTTAACGGCGGAAAAATTATTAACTGTCACTCTAAAAAGGATTTCTTCAGTCAGACATTATCTGTAGAAGCTGTTCAACGACTCCATGACATTAGTACACGAGAAAATGTGTACATTCATACGTACGTTGGGGATGAAATTATTACTGCAGAAGAAAATCCCTACACAACGATTGAGTCTGAACTGACAGGTTTACCGATTACTGTCGTCGATCCCTTTATGGGTGGAGTAACGGAACCCGTCGTCAAAGTTCTCATGGTGGGAGAGCCAGAGCATCTCAAGAAAGTTGAAAAGAAACTTCAAGCTGAGTTAGGAGAAGAATTCAGCGTGATGCGTTCCAAGCCATATTTTCTCGAATTCACCGATAAAGGAATCACGAAAGGCACAAGCATCGAGAGACTTATTAAAGAGTTCGGTATTAAACGAGAAGAAGTTATTGCCGTTGGAGACAGTTACAATGACCAAGAAATGATTGAATTTGCAGGACTTGGCGTAGCCATGGGGAATGCGCCAGATGACATTAAAAAGATTTCCGATTATATCGCTGATACGAATGAGAATGACGGTGTCGCAAAAGTAGTTGAAAAGTTTCTATTAAAAGATCAGCTCGTAACAAAATAG